Within the Devosia lucknowensis genome, the region GTCCGGTGGGATTTGTTGCCTTCGTGGCGGGCCCCTTGGCCCGCCGCCTCCTCAACGGCGCGAGCCGGGGTTTTCTCCACGCCGCACTGGTCGGAGCCCTGGTCATGCTGGTCTCCGATCTCGTTGCGCAACATGCCCTGCCGGCCATACAATTGCCTGTTGGCGTCGTCACGGGAGCCTGCGGCGCAATCTTCCTCCTCTGGCTGCTGGTGGCTTCCGGCCGGTCGGGCCGCGTCAACTGATCCTGAAAGAACCGAAATGTCGCTCAATCATCAGCTCATGGCCGCCGGACTCGATCTTGCCTATGGTGAGCGGCAGATCGTTTCCGCTCTCGACGTCGCCCTGCCGCCCGGCAAGCTGACCGTCATCGTCGGAGCCAATGCGTGTGGCAAGTCCACCCTGCTGCGTGGTCTTGCGCGATTGCTGACGCCGAAGCGCGGCGCCGTCTATCTTGATGGCAAGCCTATTCATCAGATGCCCACGCGCGAGGTGGCGACCATCCTGGGCGTCCTCCCACAGAGCCCGATTGCGCCGGATGCCATCAGCGTCGCCGACCTCGTCGGCCGCGGCCGCTATCCGCACCAAGGCTGGTTCCGTCGCTGGACACCCGAGGACGACGCTGCCGTCGCCGATGCGCTCTCCGCCACCGATATTGCCGAGCTGGCCGACAGGTCGGTGGATGAACTCTCCGGCGGGCAGCGACAGCGCGTCTGGATTGCCATGGCGCTCGCCCAGGAAACCGATCTTCTTCTTCTCGACGAGCCCACCACTTTCCTCGACATCAACCATCAGGTGGAAGTGCTCGACCTCCTGACCGATCTCGTCCGCAATCGCGGGCGCACGGTTGTCGTCGTTCTCCATGATCTCAACCTGGCCTGTCGCTACGCGGATCACATCGTGGCCATGAAGGCGGGTCGCATCGTCGCCGAAGGGCGTCCGGCCAAAGTCATCACCGAAGACGTGGTGCACGATGTCTTCGGCATGGCCTCGCGCGTGGTGCTCGATCCCGTCTCCGACACGCCGATGATCGTGCCGATCGGCCGTCACCACACCGCCGCACGCATGGCAGTATCCTCGCGCGCCTGAGTGGAAGCGGGCTCGCAGCCGGAAATATCGCAAACCCGGTGGAACGTTACGGCCCGCGCTCCGGTTCACCGGGGGAAGGGGGCGCTCATGCCGCTGTTTTACTTCGATGTACGCGACGGTGAGCGCCTTGCGCCTGATAACACGGGCACCGATCTCCCCAACGCGTCTGTCGCCCGCGAAGAGGCGGCACGAACGCTCTCGGAAATCGCGGCCGAGGAAATCCCGCGCGACGGACCGGACCGAGAATTTTGCATTATCGTCAGGGACGCGGTAGGCACGGAGCTGTTCGAACTGTGCCTTACCTTTCATGCTCGTTCGTTCTAGATTGTGCCGGAGTAGGATTTTGGCATGCCGCAGCCACTTGACGTCCTCATCGCCAAGCTAGACGCCATCGGCCGCCTTTCGCCGGAAGGGGAGGCGGCCATCCGGCAGTTGCCGGTGCGCGTGGCCCATCTGGAGCGTGGCGAAGATGCCGTGATGGAAGGGCAGGTCATGGGGCACTGCTGCGTCGTGCTCCAGGGCCTGCTTCACCGTCATAAGCACATGCAGGACGGCAGCCGCCAGATATTGTCCTTCCATCCATCGGGCGACATTCCTGACCTGCAGAGCCTGCACCTCAAGCGCGTCGACTATACGCTTTCCGCCACGACGCCGTCCGAGATCGGCCTCATCCGGCACGCCGACATGCAGGCCATGTTGCGCGCCTATCCGACCCTGACCGACCTGTTCTGGCGCGATACGCTTATCGATTCGGCAAAATTCCTCACCTGGATGATGCTCATCGGTCAGGCCTCTGCTGAAGCGCGGATGGCGCATCTCTTCTGTGAGATGTTCATGCGACTCAAGTCCGTTGGCACGGTCGAAGGCAACGAATTCCCTTTCCGCGCCACGCAGAATGATCTGGCTGATGCCCTTGGCATGTCCATTGTCCATGCCAACCGCACCCTGCAGGAGTTACGGTCTGCGGGTTTGCTGGCCTTCAGCAACGGCGTTGCTGAAATCCTCGATTGGCCCAAGCTGCGCGCATTGGGGCAGTTCGACCCCGCCTACCTGCATCTCTCACGCGATTAGCCACGCAAAAAATCACTATCGTTCTGCCTGATTAACCTATGTGAATCGGCCTTGCGGCGCTGCGCCATAGAGTTCCACTCAGGGATTCTATCAGTGACAACAACCACTTTCACCGACTTGCGTGTTCTCATCGGCGAAGATGAACAGCTGCTGGCCTTCGATTTGGCCCACCAGTTGGAGACGCTTGGCGCCCATGTCGTCGGCATGGCGGACAGTGTCGCGCGCATCGAGCAGATGAGCGACATGCAACTGTCCGAGGCGAATGCCGCCATTCTCGACGTCGAACTCCTCGACGGGGAAGTCTACGCGGTGGTGCCCAGGCTCGAGGCCGCGGGTATCGGTGTCGTTATCTGCTCTGGATACCAGCGTGCCGAACGGCCGGATCGCTTCGCTCATATCGAGTGGGTCGGAAAGCCTGCGCTGCCTGAGCAGATCGCTGCGGCCTTGTGCCGTGCTGTCGATGCACGGAAGGGCAATCCGATTGACTAGCGTGGCAAGCGCTCCCCCAGGTGCGGATCCCGTAGAACGTTTTCTGCACCGGTTGTCCAATTTCGAACCGCTGGACCCAGAGGCAAAAGAGGCTCTCCGTCGCTCCATCCAGCGTGGTGCCCTTGTACCGCCCTATCAGGAAGTCACCGGTGAGACGATGCATGACGTGCTCGTCCTGCTCACCGGCTGGGCTTGTCATTCTCAGATGCTCGGCAACGGCAAGCGGCAGATCACCACGCTCGTTGTTCCCGGCGACTATACCGGCTTCGGATTTCTCACGGGCAGCGATGCCTATAGCCACTACGTCACAACCACGCCCAGCCAGTTCGGCCGCATCCGCCTGCGCCAGTTTACCGAAATTACCGAACGGTATCCCGCTGTCATGCGCGCGACACTCAAGGCATCCGCAACTGAATCCGCCATCGGCCGCGAGCGGCTGATCAGCCTTGGCCTGCGCACCGCCGTCGAGCGCCTCTCGCATCTCATCTGCGAAATCTGGTGCCGTCTTTCGGTGGTTGGCCTCGTGACGTCGGACAACAGCCTGGTCCTACCCATGACCCAGGCCGAACTCGGCGCAGCGCTCGGCCTCTCAACCGTGCACGTCAACCGCACCCTGCAATCCTTGCGCAAACGCGGCTGTATCGACCTGCAGGGCAAGCGCGTGCAGATACATGATCTCAAATATCTGATGTCGCTCGCCAGTTTCGATCCCGATTATCTGAGCGGCAATTCCGTCAGGCGCGATCCCTGAGGAACGACAGTTGCATTAACCCACGTTAATGGCCCGGCGCCGCCACCGGTCTATGGTGGCCCATCAGTTAGGACGGTGCTTTGCCCTCATTCAGAATCATCGATTTACGCTCGGGAACGATTTCTCCGGAATTGCATGCCGAGGCCAAGTCGCCGGAAATGGCGGCGGAAACGGCTCTGGGCCTGAAGCTCGTGCGCGCCGGCCACCCGCGTAACCTCGTCTGCCGGGTCTATTGGCAGGACGCAAACAACACCAACATGGTGCGCCTCTACAGCAAGTCTGAACACGCCCGCTCCAGCGCCTAGCGGTTTCCCGCGACCCGTCGCATCCAACCGGCCACTTCCTGTCCCATCGTCGTCATATGGTCCACTGCGGAAAAGCCGGAAACGGACTTTCGCGGTCTGAGATCGTGGTCGCCGTCCGCCAGCCACGACAGCTTGATCGCTGGCGAGAGCGCATAGCCGCCAACTTCCTCGCGGGTGCCGAATGGGTCGCGCGTACCCTGGACGATGAGGGCAGGGGTCTCCAGCTTTTCCAGATGCGCTGTGCGCAACTGCGCCGGCTTCCCCGGTGGATGAAACGGATACCCCAGGCACACGAGCCCGGCCGCCTTGCCATCGGTCCATGCCGTATCGGCCACCATGCTGGCCACGCGGCCGCCCATGGACTTGCCGCCGATGAACAGCCGATCGCCCGCCGCTCCCAGGTCGTCGATGGCGGCAAGGTATTCTGGCGTCAGCGTCTCCGCTTTCGGCGGTGGCTTGCGCTGGCCGCTCCGCCGCGCGGCCATGTAGCCGAACTCGAACCGCGCAATCCTGATACCCGCGAGGACGAGCGCTTTGGCAGCCGCATTCATTGCAGCCGAGTCCATCGGCGCACCGGCGCCATGGGCGAACAAAAGCGTCACATCGGCGTCCTCAGGGCCATCGATCAGAAAGTGGCTAGTCATGTCGGCACTCCGTCTGTGCGTCCAATCAATACCGTTTTTCTGTGAGGAACCAGTCGTTAACGAATGGCGTTTGCCCAACCATTGATGGAGGCCGCTATGAATCTGCACTGGATGACCCTGACACAAGCCCAGAAAAGCGCTCTCGCGTTCCTCTGCGAGGAAGGTCCATGCGCATTGCCTGCCGAACTTGGCGAGCAACTGGTCAATCTCGGGCTTGTCGAGCGGGCCCACGGTCAAGTCTTCTGCGTGAGTGCCCTCGGCGCGACCGTGCCGCCGACGACCCTTCACTGATACGATCCAGCTGTCCACCACCGCCCCGCTCCCGGAGAACCGGAAGAGGGGCGTTTTCGTTTTCGCCCGCGACGTTGCCAGCCCAGATTGACTCATCGGATCGATAAGAACAAAATGGCAACATAACGGAGGGCACGTCGATGCCTGACCAGGCCACGATCCTGCATGCGGACCTCGATTCCTTTTACGCTTCAGTGGAGCAGCTGCTCGATCCGTCGCTGCGCGGTAAAGCTATGGCCGTGGGAGGAGGCGTGGTGCTGGCGGCATCATACGAAGCTAAGGCCTTCGGTGTTCGCGGTGGCATGTCCGGGCGCAAGGCACGGGAGCTTTGTCCGCATCTGATCTTCGTGCGGGGACATTTCGACCAGTATCAGCGCCTTGGAGACGCCGCGATCGACGTCATGCGTGATTTCACGCCCGTCGTGGAGCGCATCTCGATAGACGAGGCATTCGCCGACGTTGCCGGCTGCACCCACCTGTTCGGAACACCGGAGGAGGTCGCGCGGATTATCCGGCGCCGGGTCCGCGACGAGCTTGGGCTTCCCATTTCGGTCGGTGTGGCGCGCACCAAGCATCTGGCCAAGGTCGCCTCGCAGGTTGCCAAGCCCGATGGCCTCGTCGTTGTACCCGCGGGAACCGAGATGGAATTCCTGCACGACCTGCCGGTTGGTCTCATGTGGGGTGTCGGACCAGTCACCGAGGGTAAGCTCAAGGACGAGGGCATCCTCACCATCGGCCAGCTCGCTGCCACGCCCGGAAAATCTCTGCGCGGCCTTCTGGGCGATGCCGTCGGCGACAAACTCTCCGATCTCGCCAGGGATCGCGACACGCGCTCGGTCCAGACACGCCATAGCGCCCGATCGGCCGGGGCGCAGTCGGCACTCGGTCGCCAGCCCGCCACCGAAGCGGTGTTCAAGCCGACATTGCGGCATCTGGCTGACCGGGTTACGGCTCGATTGCGCGCCAAGTCGCTTGCGGGTCGAACGATCACCGTGCGCATTCGCTTTGCCGACATGCGTTCGATCACCCGTTCGGTAACGCTCGATGCACCGATTTCTGCGACGGTCATGGTGGCGGAAATAGCCGAGGATCTGGTCCGGACGGCCTTGAAGGAGCATCCGCGAGAAACAGTCATCAGTCTCCTCGGTGTTTCGGTTTCGCACATCGGCGCGCAGCCCCATATCCAGCTCGAGCTGCCCCTCGGTCTCATCGACGAAAAGCATCGCCCGGGGACGCGCCAGGGCATCGCCCGGTGGTCGGCCGATCGCGCCATGGACAAGGCCCGAACCCGCTTCGGCCGGGAAGCGATCGGTTACGCCATCGCCCAGCTCCAGCCGCGCTCATCTGTCCCCGACGCTTTCCGCGAGTTGGCGGAAAAATTCTGAACAGGGCGACACCTGCCTCTCGGCTGCCGGCGATCCACCCTCCTGACTCGCTCTGTCGAAATTCCTGCTATGCATCGGCCATCAGTGCCCAGCCGGATCTCATGAAGCAACATCAGCGCATCTATTTCCTGCAATTCGTCTTCGCGCTCTCCATGGGTGCGCTACTCGCGCGTCTGCCCGATCTGCAGGTCCAGTTCGCGCTGACCGAAGGACAGGTGGGCCTGCTGCTCATCACCATGTCCTGCGGCGTCCTGTGCGGCCTGACGTTTCTCGGACGGACCGTGGAACGCTTCGGTGCCCGCGCCACCACCATCATCACCATCTTCGGGGCGTCGACATTTTACGCCATTGTCCCGTGGATGCCCTCGGCCATCGTGGCCGCGCCGCTGCTGTTTGCCGCCGGCATCCTTGCGGGAGCGCTCGAGATCAATGCCAATGTTGAGGCCGACCGCTATGAGGCGGCCATGGGTCGGCGCATCATGAGCCGCGTTCACGGCATGTGGAGCCTGGGCTTCTTCGTCACGGCGCTGGCCGCCGCCGCCTTGCGCCAGGCCGGAGTGTCGGTTGAGATCCACATGGCCCTCGCGCTCCTCGTCGTAGTGGTGTCGGGCACGGCTGTGTTCTGGAACATGCAGACGGCCCCCAAGCGTCCAGACATGCATGGCGCTGAACACCCGCCCTTCGCCTTTCCGACTTGGGGCATGCTGCCGCTTTGCCTCCTGGGAGCCGCGCCGCTCTGGGTGGAAGGAGCAGGTGTCGACTGGTCAGCCATCTATATGCGCGACGTCTTTGCGGTCGAACCCTTTGTCGGGGGCCTCAGTGTCACCCTGTTCTCGCTGGCGATCGCGCTCGGTCGGTTGGGAATGGATCCGGTTGTCGAACGGTTCGGGCCACGCGCGGTCGCGACGACGCTGCTGTCGCTGGCTGCCATCGGCCTCGTGCTCGTGGTCGCCGCCATGACGCCGGTGATGGCGCTCGCCGGATTTGCCATTGCGGGTATCGGCTGTTCGTCGGTCTATCCGCTGGCGATTTCAGCCGCAGCGCGCCGCACCGACCGGCCGGCGGCAGTCAATGTAGCGGCCCTGAGCCAGATGACGTTCTTTGTGTTCTTTGCCGGGCCGCCACTTCTCGGATACATCGCCGAACATTTCGGGATCCGTTTTTCCTACCTTGCGATCATCCCGGTACTGCTCGCGGCACTCCTGGCCACGCGCCGACTCAGGCGCACCGCATGACACTTCCTGCCCTTGGGATGGCGCACCGAAACGGCGCTACATCTGCAAGAGCGGATATGTCTCTAATCTATCGGGAAAGTGGATTGGTACGCCCAAGGGGAATCGAACCCCTGTTTACGCCGTGAGAGGGCGTCGTCCTGACCGCTAGACGATGGGCGCACGGTCATCGCTGCTCCTTCCCGAAGTCGCCGCAAATGCGGGGGGAAGGTGGTACGCCCTAGGGGAATCGAACCCCTCTCTGCACCGTGAAAGGGTGCCGTCCTAACCGATAGACGAAGGGCGCATCAGCGCGATGGCCGTCGTATAAAGGGGCAGTTTTGATTGTGCAACCCCGTTTGCATTGAACTCATGAGGTTTTTTTCTGACCCCTGAGTTTTCAACAGCCCTCGAACGTCACCGGGCGGCGATAGCCGCGTGGGCGGTCGCGCACATCGACATGGATGAAGCTGCGGCCAGGATAGCATCCGAGGCCGCCAACGCCGTCGACGGTCTTGGCAAAGGCAATCAGCTCCTGCTTCGGCACGCCGGGAATGTAGAAGTCTGCGGCCATGCACTTGGTGTGGTACGAATTGTCCGCACCGCCGACCGAAGAATTGTGGAAGGCGTTCCGGTAGCCCGAGTTCATCACCACCTTCTTGCCGAACTTGCCCTCGAATTCCCAGATCACGAATCTGAGTTTGGGCGAGATGCAGAAGGCATTGACCGTGTTGGAACTGACATAGGTCCCCCAGTCCTGCTTGAGCCCGGAATAGCCCGCGCCGCCCCCGCTGGCGAACATGGCCATGGGCAGACAGCCGGCTAGGACAAGTGCGGAAGCGATGGCAATGGCGAGGGTGCGGAGGAGACGGGGCATTGGCGACCTTCCCGGGGCGTGTCGCTTTGGCAACAGGCAATGGGCTGTGGGGTTCGGTCGCTAAAATTAGATCGGTTTCGCTAACCCCATGCTAAGCAACAGGGTTAGCGAAACGTAAAGTCTGTCAGGGATTTACCAGCTGCCGGTATTGGGCATCGAGGCCCAGGGCTCCTGCGGCGGCAAGTGGCCGTCCTGGATCAACTCCACCGAAATTCCATCGGGCGAGCGTACGAAGGCCATGTGTCCATCGCGCGGCGGGCGGTTGATGACCACGCCCATGTCCGAAAGGTGCTGGCAGAGTGCATAGATGTCTTGCACGCGATAGGCCAGGTGCCCGAAATTGCGGCCGCCGGCATAGGGGGTAGGGTCCGGCTCCCAGTTGTGGGTCAGCTCCACTTCGCCGCCTTCATCGCCCGGCGCCCGCAGGAAGATCAGCGTGAAGCGGCCCTTTTCGTTGTCGGTGCGACGGACCTCTTCGAGGCCGAGCCCCTCGCAATAGAAGCGGAGGCTTTCCTCGACATCGGTGACGCGCACCATGGTGTGCAGGTATTTCAAGGCAGTCTCCTGTTCTGGTCAGGGCAATGGCCTAGCAAGCCCGCTGGGGCAGGGCAAGAAACGCAAAACTGAGCTGTCAACAAAATCGCAACACCTTCTTAACTTTTGCTGCTGAATCGGCCAGAGTGCGTGCTCTTGTGAGGAGTACCCGCTGGCGGCGGGCGAGTGAAAAGGCGTTTGGGATATGGGGGCTCAGGGCAGCGGCGACGATCGTGATCCCGTCCATCTGACGGGAGCGGACGCCTCGATGCGCGACGATCGCGCGTCGGCTGGCGCCCAGCCGGTCGCCGATACGATCGAAGTGGTCGGCAGCATCAAGTGGTTCGATGCCGGCAAGGGCTTTGGTTTCATTGTCCCCGACAACGGCATGCCTGATGTCCTGTTGCACGTCACCTGCCTGAGGCGGGATGGCTACCAGACCGCCTACGAAGGCGCACGCATCGTTGTCGAAGCGCTCAATCGTCCTGGCGGCCTTCAGGCGTTCCGCGTCGTCTCCATGGACGAATCGACTGCCCGCCACCCCTCTCAGCTGCCCGCTCCGCGGACCCATGTTGTGGTGGAGCCGAGCTCGGGCATGGTGCGCCTCGAGGTTAAGTGGTTCAATCGGATCCGCGGCTTCGGTTTTCTCTCGGCCGGTGAGGGCACTCCCGATGTTTTCGTCCACATGGAAACGCTGCGCCGCTTCGGCATCACCGAGTTGCGTCCCGGCCAGTATGTTCTGGTGCGCTACGGCAATGGCCCCAAGGGCCTGATGGTCGCTGAAATCCGTCCCGATGGCTGGGGCGATGCCCCGTCGTCGCACTGAGGCGCCCGGTCGTGGCAAGTCTGGGCAGTCTTCTGCAATCGTCGCGCGGCCTGCGCTCGGTCATGGCCGCCGCCGCAACGTTCGTGGTCATGTTGCCACTCTCGGCCTGCAGCGCCGAAGAAGGCCGGCTGTCCATCCAGTCGGCCACCGGCAACCACGAGTTTACCGTTGAGCTCGTCGACACGCCCGAGAGTCGCGCTCAGGGCCTGATGTACCGTCAGGAACTGGCCGACGATGCGGGCATGCTGTTCGACTTCAAGGAAGAGCGCCCGGTGTCCTTCTGGATGCGCAACACCTACATTCCGCTCGATATGATCTTCATCGAAGCTGACGGCACGGTGCTGAACGTCCACGTCAATGCCCGCCCGCATGACACGACCTCGATACCGTCAGCCGGTCCGGTTCAGTTTGTGCTGGAAATTCCGGGCGGTCGCTCTGTCGAACTTGGCATAGAAGCAGGCGATCAGGTCAGCCACTCGCGGATCAAAGCCGCGCAATGACCATGCAGTCGATCACCGCCCACAGGTGAAGGCTGGCGCCGGCGACCACGAAGACATGCCACAAGGCATTCTGGAACTTGAGCTTTTCCCACAAGTGGAAGACGATGCCGGCGGAGTAGGTGATGCCGCCTGCGAGCAGCAGCCAAAGCGTTGTGGGCGGCAGCGCCTGCCCAAGCGACTGGAACACCAGCAGGCCGCTCCAGCCGATAGCGAGATAGAGCAGGATCGCAATGCGCCCGAACCGTTGCGGCACGATCAGTTTGAGCGCCACGCCGACCAATGACGCGCCCCAGACGAGGCTCATCATCACGATCCCCATCGACGTTCCGCCGATGACCGCCAGGAACGGCGTGTACGACCCCGCGATAAAGAGAAAGATAGCCGCCTGGTCGAACCGGGCGAGGGCCTGTTTCACTGGTGAGGCCGGCCACATGTTGAAGGCCAGCGAAACGCCCAGCACCACGACAAGCGTCGACACATAGACAACCAGGGCCGGAAAGGCTTCAGGTGCCGTATGCAGCAGTGCAAACGTGAGCAGGATCGAACCCGCGGCAATCGCAACGACGAGGCCGAAAATATGCACGACCGCATCGACGACCAGTTCGGCAGTCGAATAGGGGCGGCGAATTCGGAGCCCGGCTGCAGTCCGGGCAGGCGTTGCGGTGATCATCATCCTGCCTCCATGCAGGCATCCTGTGGCGTCGGTGTGACCAAACCCTTGCGCAGGGCGGTCTTTTCGACGGACCGGTAAACCCGGCGCGAACTTTTCTGGTGAACAACCCGCTCCAGGCGTGTGCGGTGCTTGACCTGTAACGCTGGTGTTACTCTAAAGCGCTGTCATGACGCGCAAATCTAAGCCACCCATCGCCATCTACTCGGCCCTCGCCGATGCCACCCGGTGCCGGATCGTCGAGATCCTGCTGGCGGGGCCCATACCCGTGCATAAATTGGCCGATGCCTTTTCCATCAGCCGTCCCGCCATCTCGCGGCACCTGCGTGTCCTCAAGACCGCAGGGCTGGTCGCCGAGGTCAAGAAAGGTCGGGAAAATCTCTATGCGTTCCGTCCGGCCAAGCTAACCGCTGCCTCTGCCTGGCTTGCCGCGATTGCTGATCGGACAGTCGCAGAAATCGAATTCGCATCGACGGAGGAGCCCGCGCCCGTCGTCGCAGCCGAACCTATTACGGTGCGAACGCGAGAACCTAATCCTCTCCAGCAACCGGCTCCGGCGCCGGTCGTGGAAGAGCCTGCCATCGTGGTTAGTCAGGCGATCGTAGCCGCCGAAGTCGAACTGGCGTCCGGTGGTGAACCCGAGGTCCAGCCTGCGCGATCACCGCGTCCACCGCGCCCGCCCAAGATTGAAGCGCCCATCGACCAGATGGGTTTCGATTTCTGAAGCCTAAAGCAACGGAGCGGGCAGGGGATCGATTAGCGAATGTTCGATCCCTGTGTCGAATGCGGCGCCGACAGCGCGTTCGAAATCCAGCGCTGACCACATGATTTGCGAAGGATGCAGCCGGGCCTCGACTGCGCCGATGGCCGCGCGCGCCCCCAGGGCAAACGGCCGGATCGTATGGCCGATGCTTTGCGATGCGGCCTGTGCCGCGCCGATATCCTTGCGCTGGTCCCCGATATACCAGATCACGTCGCTGCGCCGAAGCTCCCGGCCCATGCCCTTGAGGCAGGCGAGGATCGAGTCGGGCCACGGCTTGCCGCGGTGCACGTCCTCGCGGAAGACGGCTGCGTTGAAATACTGCTTGAGATCGAAGGCCTCCAGCACGTCGTGGCCATAGCCACGCCCGAGGCCGTTGCTGACCACGCCCATGCTCACACCTTCGG harbors:
- a CDS encoding ABC transporter ATP-binding protein; the protein is MSLNHQLMAAGLDLAYGERQIVSALDVALPPGKLTVIVGANACGKSTLLRGLARLLTPKRGAVYLDGKPIHQMPTREVATILGVLPQSPIAPDAISVADLVGRGRYPHQGWFRRWTPEDDAAVADALSATDIAELADRSVDELSGGQRQRVWIAMALAQETDLLLLDEPTTFLDINHQVEVLDLLTDLVRNRGRTVVVVLHDLNLACRYADHIVAMKAGRIVAEGRPAKVITEDVVHDVFGMASRVVLDPVSDTPMIVPIGRHHTAARMAVSSRA
- a CDS encoding DUF6894 family protein — protein: MPLFYFDVRDGERLAPDNTGTDLPNASVAREEAARTLSEIAAEEIPRDGPDREFCIIVRDAVGTELFELCLTFHARSF
- a CDS encoding Crp/Fnr family transcriptional regulator; translation: MPQPLDVLIAKLDAIGRLSPEGEAAIRQLPVRVAHLERGEDAVMEGQVMGHCCVVLQGLLHRHKHMQDGSRQILSFHPSGDIPDLQSLHLKRVDYTLSATTPSEIGLIRHADMQAMLRAYPTLTDLFWRDTLIDSAKFLTWMMLIGQASAEARMAHLFCEMFMRLKSVGTVEGNEFPFRATQNDLADALGMSIVHANRTLQELRSAGLLAFSNGVAEILDWPKLRALGQFDPAYLHLSRD
- a CDS encoding response regulator is translated as MTTTTFTDLRVLIGEDEQLLAFDLAHQLETLGAHVVGMADSVARIEQMSDMQLSEANAAILDVELLDGEVYAVVPRLEAAGIGVVICSGYQRAERPDRFAHIEWVGKPALPEQIAAALCRAVDARKGNPID
- a CDS encoding Crp/Fnr family transcriptional regulator, with amino-acid sequence MSNFEPLDPEAKEALRRSIQRGALVPPYQEVTGETMHDVLVLLTGWACHSQMLGNGKRQITTLVVPGDYTGFGFLTGSDAYSHYVTTTPSQFGRIRLRQFTEITERYPAVMRATLKASATESAIGRERLISLGLRTAVERLSHLICEIWCRLSVVGLVTSDNSLVLPMTQAELGAALGLSTVHVNRTLQSLRKRGCIDLQGKRVQIHDLKYLMSLASFDPDYLSGNSVRRDP
- a CDS encoding alpha/beta family hydrolase, coding for MTSHFLIDGPEDADVTLLFAHGAGAPMDSAAMNAAAKALVLAGIRIARFEFGYMAARRSGQRKPPPKAETLTPEYLAAIDDLGAAGDRLFIGGKSMGGRVASMVADTAWTDGKAAGLVCLGYPFHPPGKPAQLRTAHLEKLETPALIVQGTRDPFGTREEVGGYALSPAIKLSWLADGDHDLRPRKSVSGFSAVDHMTTMGQEVAGWMRRVAGNR
- the dinB gene encoding DNA polymerase IV, with product MPDQATILHADLDSFYASVEQLLDPSLRGKAMAVGGGVVLAASYEAKAFGVRGGMSGRKARELCPHLIFVRGHFDQYQRLGDAAIDVMRDFTPVVERISIDEAFADVAGCTHLFGTPEEVARIIRRRVRDELGLPISVGVARTKHLAKVASQVAKPDGLVVVPAGTEMEFLHDLPVGLMWGVGPVTEGKLKDEGILTIGQLAATPGKSLRGLLGDAVGDKLSDLARDRDTRSVQTRHSARSAGAQSALGRQPATEAVFKPTLRHLADRVTARLRAKSLAGRTITVRIRFADMRSITRSVTLDAPISATVMVAEIAEDLVRTALKEHPRETVISLLGVSVSHIGAQPHIQLELPLGLIDEKHRPGTRQGIARWSADRAMDKARTRFGREAIGYAIAQLQPRSSVPDAFRELAEKF
- a CDS encoding MFS transporter yields the protein MKQHQRIYFLQFVFALSMGALLARLPDLQVQFALTEGQVGLLLITMSCGVLCGLTFLGRTVERFGARATTIITIFGASTFYAIVPWMPSAIVAAPLLFAAGILAGALEINANVEADRYEAAMGRRIMSRVHGMWSLGFFVTALAAAALRQAGVSVEIHMALALLVVVVSGTAVFWNMQTAPKRPDMHGAEHPPFAFPTWGMLPLCLLGAAPLWVEGAGVDWSAIYMRDVFAVEPFVGGLSVTLFSLAIALGRLGMDPVVERFGPRAVATTLLSLAAIGLVLVVAAMTPVMALAGFAIAGIGCSSVYPLAISAAARRTDRPAAVNVAALSQMTFFVFFAGPPLLGYIAEHFGIRFSYLAIIPVLLAALLATRRLRRTA
- a CDS encoding YcbK family protein, whose amino-acid sequence is MPRLLRTLAIAIASALVLAGCLPMAMFASGGGAGYSGLKQDWGTYVSSNTVNAFCISPKLRFVIWEFEGKFGKKVVMNSGYRNAFHNSSVGGADNSYHTKCMAADFYIPGVPKQELIAFAKTVDGVGGLGCYPGRSFIHVDVRDRPRGYRRPVTFEGC
- a CDS encoding VOC family protein, translated to MKYLHTMVRVTDVEESLRFYCEGLGLEEVRRTDNEKGRFTLIFLRAPGDEGGEVELTHNWEPDPTPYAGGRNFGHLAYRVQDIYALCQHLSDMGVVINRPPRDGHMAFVRSPDGISVELIQDGHLPPQEPWASMPNTGSW
- a CDS encoding cold-shock protein, whose amino-acid sequence is MRDDRASAGAQPVADTIEVVGSIKWFDAGKGFGFIVPDNGMPDVLLHVTCLRRDGYQTAYEGARIVVEALNRPGGLQAFRVVSMDESTARHPSQLPAPRTHVVVEPSSGMVRLEVKWFNRIRGFGFLSAGEGTPDVFVHMETLRRFGITELRPGQYVLVRYGNGPKGLMVAEIRPDGWGDAPSSH
- a CDS encoding DUF192 domain-containing protein; amino-acid sequence: MASLGSLLQSSRGLRSVMAAAATFVVMLPLSACSAEEGRLSIQSATGNHEFTVELVDTPESRAQGLMYRQELADDAGMLFDFKEERPVSFWMRNTYIPLDMIFIEADGTVLNVHVNARPHDTTSIPSAGPVQFVLEIPGGRSVELGIEAGDQVSHSRIKAAQ
- the trhA gene encoding PAQR family membrane homeostasis protein TrhA; this encodes MMITATPARTAAGLRIRRPYSTAELVVDAVVHIFGLVVAIAAGSILLTFALLHTAPEAFPALVVYVSTLVVVLGVSLAFNMWPASPVKQALARFDQAAIFLFIAGSYTPFLAVIGGTSMGIVMMSLVWGASLVGVALKLIVPQRFGRIAILLYLAIGWSGLLVFQSLGQALPPTTLWLLLAGGITYSAGIVFHLWEKLKFQNALWHVFVVAGASLHLWAVIDCMVIARL
- a CDS encoding ArsR/SmtB family transcription factor, which produces MTRKSKPPIAIYSALADATRCRIVEILLAGPIPVHKLADAFSISRPAISRHLRVLKTAGLVAEVKKGRENLYAFRPAKLTAASAWLAAIADRTVAEIEFASTEEPAPVVAAEPITVRTREPNPLQQPAPAPVVEEPAIVVSQAIVAAEVELASGGEPEVQPARSPRPPRPPKIEAPIDQMGFDF
- a CDS encoding HAD hydrolase-like protein; translated protein: MGADPLADTANRPTIVMFDLDGTLVHHVNPRVLQMLEFLDDCSHRGGRLVARFRLARRNLMAEKPAPKLLVHRAIHRVRRKSVDQMLLPCETMRTVLERLRAEGVSMGVVSNGLGRGYGHDVLEAFDLKQYFNAAVFREDVHRGKPWPDSILACLKGMGRELRRSDVIWYIGDQRKDIGAAQAASQSIGHTIRPFALGARAAIGAVEARLHPSQIMWSALDFERAVGAAFDTGIEHSLIDPLPAPLL